A DNA window from Mucilaginibacter xinganensis contains the following coding sequences:
- the trpD gene encoding anthranilate phosphoribosyltransferase: MKQILNHLFEHKTFTREQSKEILTAIAQGKYNNAQMAAFMTAYCMRSITVNELEGFRDAMLELCLPIDLETDQVIDLCGTGGDGKDTFNISTLASFVVAGAGYKVAKHGNYGVSSGCGSSNVMEFLGCNFTNDTDKLKNNIGKANICFLHAPLFHPAMKTVAPIRRELGVKTFFNMLGPLVNPAKPKNQLVGVYNLELARVYAYLYQKSNIKYTIVNALEGYDEVSLTCDFKTFSAAGEKINSIENLGFDKLDPKEILGGNTVSESAEIFVAVLNNNATAAQSNVVLCNAALAINTVKPQNSFADCFYEAEEALITKKALKSFENLLAN; this comes from the coding sequence ATGAAACAGATCTTAAATCATCTTTTTGAACACAAAACATTTACCCGCGAGCAATCGAAAGAAATTTTGACCGCAATTGCACAGGGTAAATATAACAATGCGCAAATGGCAGCATTTATGACCGCCTATTGTATGCGCAGCATTACGGTGAATGAACTGGAAGGCTTTCGCGACGCGATGCTGGAGCTTTGCCTGCCTATTGACCTGGAAACCGACCAGGTAATTGACCTGTGCGGCACAGGCGGCGACGGAAAAGACACGTTTAATATTTCAACCCTGGCCTCGTTTGTTGTTGCCGGTGCAGGTTATAAGGTAGCCAAACATGGTAATTACGGGGTTTCATCAGGCTGCGGATCGTCAAACGTGATGGAGTTTTTGGGCTGCAATTTTACCAATGATACAGATAAGTTAAAAAACAATATCGGCAAGGCAAATATCTGCTTTTTGCACGCACCGCTTTTTCACCCGGCAATGAAAACGGTGGCCCCTATCCGAAGAGAGCTGGGCGTAAAAACGTTCTTTAATATGTTAGGGCCGCTGGTTAATCCCGCTAAACCTAAAAACCAGTTGGTTGGGGTGTATAATTTGGAACTTGCCCGTGTATACGCGTATCTGTATCAGAAGTCGAATATTAAATATACCATTGTTAATGCGCTGGAAGGTTATGATGAAGTATCCTTAACCTGCGATTTTAAAACATTTTCGGCCGCCGGCGAAAAAATAAACAGCATCGAAAATCTTGGTTTTGATAAGCTTGACCCTAAGGAAATTTTAGGCGGCAATACCGTGAGCGAATCGGCTGAAATTTTTGTGGCGGTACTTAATAACAATGCGACAGCCGCCCAAAGCAACGTTGTTTTGTGTAATGCAGCCCTGGCTATTAACACCGTAAAACCCCAAAACAGCTTTGCCGATTGCTTTTATGAAGCAGAAGAAGCGCTTATTACAAAAAAAGCTTTAAAAAGCTTTGAAAATTTACTGGCTAACTAA
- a CDS encoding phosphoribosylanthranilate isomerase: protein MKIKVCGMRNPDNIKAVAGLEPGYMGFIFYGSSPRFAGELPIEALQEIPSAINKTAVFVNESAAVINTIIDKYDFDFIQLHGDESPAFCKSFRDKAIVIKAFGVNSDFDFKQLTRYKNKVDMFLFDTKTDQHGGSGKTFDWGILDKYDMDIPFFLSGGISPENIEEVKYINHPKFYGIDINSKFEISPGLKDIEKLEKAFNIIKQSAEQ from the coding sequence ATGAAAATAAAAGTTTGCGGCATGCGCAATCCGGACAATATAAAAGCGGTGGCCGGTTTAGAACCCGGCTACATGGGATTCATATTTTATGGCTCGTCGCCAAGGTTTGCCGGTGAACTGCCTATTGAAGCACTTCAGGAGATCCCGTCAGCAATAAATAAAACTGCAGTTTTTGTAAATGAAAGTGCAGCGGTAATTAATACGATCATTGACAAATATGATTTTGATTTTATCCAGCTACATGGTGATGAAAGCCCTGCGTTTTGTAAATCATTCAGAGATAAGGCTATCGTGATCAAAGCCTTTGGTGTAAACAGTGATTTTGATTTCAAACAGCTCACCAGGTATAAAAACAAGGTGGATATGTTTTTGTTCGATACCAAAACTGATCAGCACGGCGGCTCGGGTAAAACATTTGATTGGGGCATTCTTGATAAGTATGACATGGATATCCCTTTCTTTTTAAGTGGCGGCATAAGCCCTGAAAATATTGAGGAGGTGAAATACATCAATCACCCTAAATTCTACGGCATCGATATCAATAGCAAGTTTGAGATCTCGCCCGGCTTAAAGGACATTGAAAAATTAGAAAAAGCATTTAATATAATTAAACAAAGCGCAGAGCAATGA
- the trpB gene encoding tryptophan synthase subunit beta: MKYGVNEQGYYGDFGGAYIPEMLYPNVEELRQQYLTIINDDAFRAEFDQLLKDYVGRPSPLYLAKRYSEKYGANIFFKREDLNHTGSHKINNAIGQILLAKRLGKKRVIAETGAGQHGVATATVCALMGIECVVYMGEVDMARQAPNVSRMKMLGATVVPATSGSKTLKDATNEAMRDWIGNPVDTHYIIGSVVGPYPYPDMVARFQSVISFETKKQLLEHTGKELPEYVMACVGGGSNAMGMFYHFLDDESVKLVAVEAAGKGVDSGHSAATTFLGREGVLHGSRTILMQTDDGQVIEPYSISAGLDYPGIGPQHAHLYKIQRAQYVSVTDTEALQAGLLCSQLEGIIPAIESAHAFAYLEKMKFKKDDTVVICLSGRGDKDLDTYIKYFGY; the protein is encoded by the coding sequence ATGAAATACGGAGTTAATGAACAAGGATATTACGGCGATTTCGGCGGGGCCTACATTCCCGAAATGCTGTACCCTAACGTTGAAGAATTACGCCAGCAGTATTTAACCATCATCAATGATGATGCGTTCAGGGCTGAGTTCGACCAGCTTTTAAAAGATTATGTCGGCAGGCCCTCACCTTTGTACCTCGCTAAAAGATACTCTGAAAAATATGGCGCAAATATATTTTTCAAACGCGAGGACCTGAACCACACCGGCTCACACAAGATCAATAACGCTATAGGCCAGATCCTTTTGGCAAAGCGTCTTGGCAAAAAGCGTGTGATCGCCGAAACCGGCGCCGGCCAGCATGGCGTTGCAACGGCCACTGTTTGTGCCTTAATGGGTATTGAATGTGTGGTGTATATGGGTGAAGTTGATATGGCCAGGCAGGCCCCCAATGTGTCGCGGATGAAAATGCTTGGCGCAACGGTTGTACCGGCAACATCGGGAAGCAAAACGCTGAAAGATGCGACCAATGAAGCCATGCGTGACTGGATTGGCAACCCGGTTGATACCCACTACATCATCGGATCGGTGGTTGGCCCCTATCCTTACCCGGATATGGTTGCACGTTTTCAATCGGTTATCTCATTTGAAACCAAAAAACAATTGCTGGAGCATACCGGGAAGGAATTGCCGGAATATGTAATGGCTTGTGTAGGCGGCGGCAGCAATGCAATGGGGATGTTCTACCACTTTCTTGACGATGAATCGGTTAAACTGGTAGCCGTTGAAGCAGCAGGAAAAGGTGTGGACAGCGGGCATTCAGCTGCAACAACATTCCTGGGACGGGAAGGCGTGCTGCATGGCAGCCGTACCATATTGATGCAGACCGATGACGGGCAGGTAATTGAACCTTATTCCATTTCTGCCGGGTTGGATTATCCCGGGATAGGCCCGCAGCACGCGCACCTGTATAAAATACAGAGGGCACAATATGTGAGCGTTACGGATACCGAAGCGCTGCAGGCCGGTTTACTATGCAGCCAGCTGGAAGGTATCATTCCTGCCATCGAATCGGCCCACGCCTTTGCCTATCTGGAGAAGATGAAATTTAAAAAGGACGATACCGTGGTGATCTGCCTTTCGGGCCGGGGCGACAAGGATTTGGATACCTATATTAAATATTTTGGATATTGA
- the trpA gene encoding tryptophan synthase subunit alpha, giving the protein MNRLNQLFNTKKNNLLSIYYTAGYPEINTTLDIAEALEKAGVDFLEVGFPYSDPVADGPTIQHSSEKALESGMTLNLLFEQLADLRKRITIPILLMGYANPMIQYGVERFCKKAAEVGVDGVIVPDLPMYEYETLYAGYFKDNNLSNIFLVTPQTSEERIRKIDKLSNSFIYLLSSSAITGGNLQVSVNIEDYYKRIKAMELNNPAIIGFGISDNKSFSKACEYASGAIVGSAFVKLLGTEGYMEKIPGFIESIRL; this is encoded by the coding sequence ATGAACCGCCTCAATCAACTTTTCAATACAAAAAAAAACAACCTGCTATCTATTTATTATACGGCAGGATACCCGGAAATTAACACCACGCTTGATATTGCTGAAGCGCTGGAAAAAGCAGGTGTCGATTTCCTGGAAGTGGGATTCCCCTACTCCGACCCGGTAGCTGACGGGCCAACAATTCAGCACAGCTCTGAAAAAGCTTTGGAAAGCGGGATGACACTTAATTTGTTATTTGAGCAACTGGCTGACCTGCGCAAACGGATAACTATCCCTATTCTGCTAATGGGCTACGCTAACCCCATGATCCAGTACGGAGTAGAGCGATTCTGTAAAAAAGCAGCCGAAGTTGGTGTTGACGGCGTAATTGTGCCCGACCTGCCCATGTACGAATATGAAACTTTGTACGCCGGATATTTCAAGGATAACAACCTGAGCAACATTTTCCTGGTTACGCCGCAAACTTCGGAAGAGCGGATCCGCAAAATTGATAAACTCAGTAACAGTTTTATCTATTTATTATCCTCATCCGCTATAACAGGCGGCAACTTACAGGTGTCAGTTAACATTGAGGATTACTATAAACGAATAAAAGCGATGGAGCTTAATAACCCGGCGATTATAGGTTTTGGCATCTCGGATAATAAATCATTCAGCAAAGCCTGTGAATATGCCAGCGGCGCAATTGTAGGAAGTGCGTTTGTAAAGCTTTTAGGGACGGAAGGGTATATGGAAAAGATTCCGGGGTTTATTGAATCAATCAGGCTATAA
- a CDS encoding L-threonylcarbamoyladenylate synthase, whose product MLIKIYPENPNPKAIEQVVEVLRKGGLIIYPTDTVYGLGCDITNHKAIEAICKIRNIKPDKANFSFICYDLSHISDYIKPIDNATFRVLKKALPGPFTFIFNASHNVPKLLSSNKKTVGIRVPDNNIAREIVKQLGNPILSTSIKDDDEIIEYSTDPELIYEKYQDLVDLVIDGGYGENVPSTVVDCTGGEFEIIREGKGDLELYL is encoded by the coding sequence ATGTTAATCAAGATCTATCCCGAAAATCCTAATCCTAAAGCTATAGAACAGGTTGTTGAGGTGCTGCGTAAAGGCGGCCTGATTATTTACCCCACAGATACCGTTTATGGGCTTGGCTGCGATATTACCAACCATAAAGCAATAGAAGCCATTTGCAAGATCAGGAATATTAAACCGGATAAGGCTAATTTTTCGTTCATCTGCTATGACCTGAGCCATATTTCCGATTATATCAAGCCGATAGATAATGCCACTTTCAGGGTATTAAAAAAAGCATTGCCCGGTCCGTTCACCTTTATATTTAATGCCAGTCATAATGTGCCGAAGCTGTTAAGCTCCAACAAAAAAACGGTCGGGATCAGGGTGCCGGACAATAACATTGCCCGCGAGATTGTAAAGCAATTGGGGAACCCCATTCTTTCAACCTCCATTAAAGACGACGACGAGATCATTGAGTATTCAACCGATCCTGAACTGATCTATGAAAAATACCAGGATCTTGTCGATCTGGTAATTGATGGTGGCTATGGTGAAAACGTCCCGTCAACCGTTGTAGATTGTACCGGCGGCGAATTTGAAATTATCCGTGAAGGTAAGGGGGATTTGGAGTTGTATTTATAA
- a CDS encoding YceI family protein translates to MATATKWVIDPMHSEVQFKVKHLVISTVSGFFKSFEGTLETANDGFEDADISFALNIDSIDTNQTQRDEHLKSAEFFDAAQYPQITFKSTSFKKTGDDEYALTGDLTVKGVTKSVTLAAEFGGSTDDFYGNTKAGFEVTGKINRKDFGLTWDGVTEAGSIVVGEDIKLLINVQFAKQK, encoded by the coding sequence ATGGCAACAGCAACAAAATGGGTAATAGACCCAATGCACTCAGAAGTTCAGTTTAAAGTAAAACACTTAGTTATATCAACAGTTAGCGGTTTTTTCAAAAGCTTTGAAGGCACATTGGAAACTGCAAATGATGGTTTTGAAGATGCTGATATTTCTTTTGCTTTAAATATAGATAGTATTGATACCAACCAAACGCAAAGAGATGAGCACTTAAAATCAGCTGAATTTTTTGATGCCGCTCAATATCCGCAAATTACTTTCAAATCAACCTCGTTCAAAAAAACAGGTGATGACGAATATGCGCTTACAGGCGACCTAACCGTTAAAGGTGTTACCAAATCAGTTACATTGGCTGCTGAATTTGGCGGTTCAACTGATGATTTTTACGGAAACACCAAAGCCGGATTTGAAGTTACCGGTAAAATTAACCGCAAAGATTTTGGTTTAACCTGGGATGGCGTTACCGAAGCCGGTTCAATTGTAGTAGGTGAGGATATTAAATTGTTAATCAACGTACAGTTTGCAAAACAGAAATAA
- a CDS encoding aromatic ring-hydroxylating oxygenase subunit alpha, translating into MPHYFVDPDIALAKTLPADFYTSAEVFEQCREKIFAASWQFIGHTGLVSAKGDVHPFTLLGNYMDEPLLLAKDKTGEINVLSNVCTHRGNLVVEKACKLNSLRCRYHGRMFGLDGRFMSMPEFKEVKNFPTAGDDLSKPALFSWSNWLFTSLENKYPTDLFFRDMTERVNWMPLADFKFEPAMSRVFNVKANWALYCENYLEGFHIPFVHAGLNAVIDYGEYATEIFFPYSSLQLGLSKTAVDCFDLPPSSPDYGKNVAAYYFWVFPNMMFNFYPWGLSVNVVEPVSVGGCRVKFFSYVWDESKLNKGAGAGLDKVEQEDEEIVENVQRGVRSRFYKHGRYSVTREQGTHHFHRILAEFMNK; encoded by the coding sequence ATGCCCCATTACTTTGTAGATCCTGACATCGCTTTAGCAAAAACCCTACCTGCTGATTTTTATACCAGCGCAGAAGTGTTTGAACAATGCAGGGAAAAAATATTTGCTGCTTCGTGGCAGTTTATAGGCCATACCGGTTTGGTAAGCGCAAAAGGTGATGTACATCCCTTTACGCTCCTGGGAAATTACATGGATGAACCCCTGTTATTGGCGAAAGACAAAACCGGCGAAATTAATGTATTGTCGAATGTTTGCACCCACCGGGGCAACCTGGTTGTTGAAAAAGCGTGCAAGTTAAATAGTTTGCGTTGCCGCTATCACGGGCGTATGTTCGGGCTCGATGGCAGATTTATGTCGATGCCCGAATTTAAGGAAGTTAAAAATTTCCCGACGGCCGGGGATGACCTGTCGAAACCGGCGCTTTTTAGCTGGAGCAACTGGCTTTTTACTTCCCTTGAAAATAAATACCCAACAGACCTTTTTTTCAGGGACATGACAGAACGGGTAAACTGGATGCCGCTGGCTGATTTTAAATTTGAACCGGCAATGTCGCGGGTGTTCAACGTAAAAGCCAACTGGGCTTTGTATTGCGAAAATTACCTGGAAGGGTTTCATATCCCATTTGTACATGCCGGGTTAAACGCGGTAATCGACTACGGCGAATATGCCACGGAAATATTTTTCCCCTACTCAAGCTTGCAACTGGGTTTATCAAAAACAGCCGTCGATTGTTTCGATCTCCCGCCATCGTCACCTGATTATGGTAAAAACGTGGCTGCATACTATTTTTGGGTATTCCCTAATATGATGTTTAACTTTTATCCCTGGGGGCTTTCTGTTAATGTAGTTGAACCGGTGTCAGTCGGCGGGTGCAGGGTTAAATTTTTCTCCTATGTTTGGGACGAATCCAAATTGAATAAAGGGGCAGGGGCGGGCCTTGATAAGGTAGAGCAGGAGGACGAGGAGATTGTTGAAAATGTGCAGCGTGGTGTCCGGTCCAGGTTTTACAAACATGGGCGCTACTCTGTAACCAGGGAGCAGGGCACCCATCATTTTCACCGCATACTGGCCGAATTTATGAATAAATAG
- a CDS encoding tetratricopeptide repeat protein, whose amino-acid sequence MKRLLIFISLIPFLAFAQSSDEHLRLANELSGKKNYAAAIPEFTRAIELNGNNTKAYLYRGNAYSNNKQYEEAAADFTKVLAADPGNANVYYYRANAYNNLKSYKNSIDDYNKAVELGLRNADTYHYRANAKLNSGDNKGAVEDFTKALAITPNNPELYEYRGVAKANINDNKGAIEDYTVSARLNPDNADVYYYRANAKGNIADLDGAIADYNTTLRLNPSNAEAVFYRANMKVNSSDYKGAIEDYKKAAAMKPGIPNLYYYLAKAISNIADNSTAIEYFNKAISLDPKNAELYLYRGISESKLENKDAAMADYNKAIELDAHLSEAFQNRADLKIEKKDYQGALDDANNAVNYGKSQDGYAYITSAKAKRALRDTTGALDDYNSAARLNPKNSNAFFGRGEMKLLLLDYAGAIADFTTAIEAYPGNSDAYLNRGLAKSRMGDKQGAIKDFKRQVELDPKNQQAYIRLGKILLDDRQYAEAISLFNKGVTPYTKNGKLLVLRGAALGGLGDNKGAMADFDRAIAIDSNAISQAYSGRANVKLGLKDYDGAAADITKAVEKDQNNDDAYFIRGNLKMIQKNYEGAVYDYISVLLINPENLKTYAYRGLAEAYVKDTAAMNGDFKQAVKLSPKDGNNYILRAKAKIFMKDYQGGLSDFAKAIELEPHNYDTWLGRGIAKLQAGDKTGCADLNKAVELGSKEAVDELRKYCK is encoded by the coding sequence ATGAAAAGACTTTTAATTTTTATTTCACTTATACCGTTCCTGGCCTTTGCCCAATCATCAGATGAACATTTGAGACTGGCGAATGAGTTATCGGGTAAAAAGAATTACGCTGCTGCTATTCCTGAATTTACCAGGGCAATTGAGTTAAATGGCAACAACACCAAAGCTTATCTTTACAGGGGGAATGCCTACAGCAATAACAAGCAATATGAAGAGGCAGCAGCTGACTTCACAAAGGTGCTCGCCGCTGATCCTGGTAACGCAAATGTTTATTACTACCGGGCTAATGCATACAACAATCTAAAATCATACAAAAACAGCATTGACGATTATAACAAAGCCGTTGAACTGGGCTTACGTAATGCAGACACTTATCATTACCGGGCAAACGCTAAATTAAACTCTGGAGACAACAAAGGCGCAGTTGAAGATTTCACGAAGGCCCTGGCGATAACCCCGAATAACCCGGAATTATATGAGTACCGCGGTGTGGCAAAGGCGAACATCAATGATAATAAAGGTGCTATTGAAGATTACACGGTATCCGCGAGGTTAAATCCCGATAATGCCGATGTGTACTACTATCGCGCCAACGCAAAAGGCAACATTGCCGATCTGGACGGTGCGATTGCTGACTACAATACCACTTTACGTTTAAACCCATCTAATGCTGAAGCTGTATTTTACAGGGCAAACATGAAGGTGAATTCAAGTGATTACAAAGGCGCTATTGAAGATTATAAAAAAGCTGCTGCAATGAAGCCGGGAATCCCAAACCTGTATTACTACCTTGCAAAAGCCATCAGCAACATTGCCGACAACAGCACAGCCATTGAATATTTTAACAAGGCCATATCGTTGGACCCTAAAAACGCTGAGCTTTATTTATACCGTGGAATTTCGGAAAGCAAACTTGAAAACAAAGATGCGGCAATGGCCGACTATAACAAAGCCATTGAACTTGATGCGCATTTATCAGAAGCATTTCAAAACAGGGCTGATTTAAAGATCGAAAAGAAAGATTATCAGGGTGCCTTGGATGATGCAAATAACGCTGTAAACTATGGCAAAAGCCAGGATGGCTACGCTTATATAACCAGTGCAAAAGCAAAAAGGGCCCTGCGCGATACTACCGGGGCGCTTGATGATTATAATTCGGCTGCCCGCTTAAATCCCAAAAATTCAAACGCTTTTTTTGGCCGTGGCGAGATGAAATTATTGTTGCTTGATTATGCAGGAGCCATTGCCGATTTTACTACGGCAATTGAGGCTTACCCGGGAAATTCAGACGCTTATTTAAACCGCGGATTGGCCAAAAGCAGAATGGGGGATAAACAAGGCGCCATAAAAGATTTTAAACGCCAGGTAGAGCTTGATCCTAAAAATCAACAAGCCTATATAAGACTGGGCAAAATATTGCTCGACGACAGGCAATACGCAGAAGCTATATCATTATTTAACAAAGGAGTAACACCTTACACCAAAAACGGGAAACTTTTAGTGCTTCGCGGTGCTGCACTGGGCGGCCTTGGAGACAATAAAGGCGCAATGGCTGATTTTGACCGCGCGATAGCTATCGACTCAAATGCTATATCGCAAGCTTATAGCGGACGGGCAAACGTTAAACTGGGACTTAAGGACTACGACGGAGCCGCTGCAGATATAACCAAAGCGGTTGAAAAGGACCAGAACAACGATGACGCTTATTTTATAAGAGGCAACTTAAAAATGATCCAAAAAAACTATGAGGGTGCCGTGTATGATTACATTAGTGTGTTGCTGATTAACCCTGAAAATTTGAAAACGTATGCTTACCGTGGCCTTGCTGAAGCTTATGTAAAAGATACGGCAGCTATGAATGGTGATTTTAAACAAGCTGTTAAGCTGAGCCCTAAAGATGGCAATAATTATATTTTACGTGCGAAAGCCAAAATATTTATGAAAGATTACCAGGGAGGGCTAAGCGACTTTGCGAAGGCGATTGAACTGGAGCCCCATAATTATGACACCTGGCTGGGTCGCGGAATTGCCAAATTACAGGCGGGCGATAAAACCGGTTGCGCTGATTTAAATAAGGCAGTTGAGTTAGGGTCAAAAGAAGCAGTTGACGAGTTACGAAAATACTGTAAGTAA
- a CDS encoding glycoside hydrolase family 172 protein, with protein sequence MKRSALFVLAGVLLSFAAFAQEKFNGLGVNMGNLYRMSDARTRSISPENFNGEKGKGGMATTGTGAGASRDLGQTWKVSPSVVIKKHTTYTIAEINEAGAIQHIWMTPTGNWRYSIIRFYWDDEATPSVEAPVGDFFCMGWGKYAPVTSLAVVVNPGSGLNCYWPMPFRKKCRITMENIDDEDMVLYYQVDYTLTDVPKDAGYFHAQFRRVNPLPFKKDFVLVDSIKGKGQYVGTYLAYGSNKNGWWGEGEIKFFMDGDTKFPTIAGTGTEDYFNGAYDFDSMHKNANGTETSEYTEFSGPYTGLPQVLRGDGHYNVAQRFGLYRWHIADPIRFEKDLKVTLQDLGWHHDGRYMPLQDDLASVVFWYQSEPHGVFPVFPSRDQLEVN encoded by the coding sequence ATGAAAAGATCAGCTTTATTTGTTTTAGCAGGGGTATTGCTTTCGTTCGCTGCTTTTGCACAGGAGAAGTTTAACGGGTTGGGTGTAAATATGGGTAACCTTTACCGGATGTCTGACGCGAGGACTAGATCCATCAGCCCTGAAAATTTTAATGGCGAAAAGGGAAAAGGCGGCATGGCCACAACGGGAACAGGTGCCGGCGCGTCGCGCGATCTGGGCCAAACCTGGAAAGTAAGCCCAAGTGTTGTTATCAAAAAGCACACCACTTATACCATTGCTGAAATTAATGAAGCGGGGGCCATCCAGCACATCTGGATGACACCTACCGGCAACTGGCGATATTCAATCATCAGGTTTTACTGGGATGATGAAGCCACTCCTTCTGTTGAAGCGCCTGTTGGTGATTTCTTTTGTATGGGCTGGGGTAAATATGCGCCGGTTACCTCGCTGGCGGTAGTTGTTAACCCCGGTAGTGGTTTAAATTGTTACTGGCCTATGCCGTTCCGCAAAAAATGCCGCATAACCATGGAAAATATAGATGACGAAGATATGGTGCTGTATTACCAGGTTGATTATACACTTACGGATGTGCCTAAAGATGCGGGTTATTTTCATGCCCAGTTCAGAAGGGTAAACCCATTGCCGTTTAAAAAGGATTTTGTATTGGTTGACAGCATTAAAGGAAAAGGGCAATATGTGGGTACTTACCTGGCCTATGGTTCAAATAAAAATGGTTGGTGGGGCGAGGGTGAGATTAAGTTTTTTATGGACGGCGATACAAAATTTCCTACAATTGCCGGGACCGGTACTGAAGACTATTTTAATGGTGCTTATGACTTTGACAGCATGCACAAAAATGCAAACGGTACTGAAACCAGTGAATATACGGAGTTTAGCGGCCCTTATACGGGTTTACCTCAAGTGTTAAGAGGGGATGGGCACTATAATGTAGCACAACGCTTTGGGTTATACCGGTGGCATATAGCCGACCCGATCCGTTTTGAAAAAGATCTTAAAGTAACGCTGCAGGATTTGGGCTGGCATCATGACGGGCGCTATATGCCACTACAAGACGACCTGGCTTCGGTGGTATTTTGGTACCAAAGCGAACCTCACGGTGTTTTCCCGGTGTTTCCTTCCCGGGATCAACTGGAGGTTAACTAA
- a CDS encoding amidohydrolase family protein, which yields MKIDAHQHFWKYDPIRDSWIDNSMAVIRRDFYPPDLEPILNKHHIDGCIAVQADQSENETEFLLNLAENNNFIKGVVGWVDLMDPHVRERIAHYSGFEKLKGVRHVLQGEPDRAYMLNPQFMKGVAALKNYDLAYDILIFPDQLGYTNQLVKHISGVRFVIDHIAKPDIKNKNIEKWANNIKIIAQNENVWCKISGMVTEADWQNWKPGDFEPYLDVVFEAFGPGRVMYGSDWPVCNVAGGYDNMIKMVEHYTAQLSPDEQARFWGLNAVEFYKLN from the coding sequence TTGAAAATAGATGCCCACCAGCACTTTTGGAAATATGATCCTATAAGGGATAGCTGGATAGATAATTCTATGGCGGTAATACGCCGGGATTTTTATCCGCCAGACCTTGAACCTATATTAAATAAACACCACATCGATGGCTGCATAGCCGTGCAGGCTGATCAAAGCGAAAACGAAACTGAATTTCTGCTGAACCTTGCGGAAAATAATAATTTCATAAAAGGTGTTGTAGGCTGGGTTGACCTGATGGACCCGCATGTAAGGGAAAGGATAGCCCACTATAGCGGCTTCGAAAAGTTGAAAGGAGTGCGCCATGTTTTACAGGGCGAACCGGATAGGGCTTATATGCTTAACCCGCAGTTTATGAAAGGTGTAGCTGCGCTAAAAAATTATGACCTGGCCTACGATATTTTAATATTTCCTGACCAGTTGGGATATACCAATCAGTTGGTGAAACATATTTCGGGTGTGCGGTTTGTGATTGATCACATTGCCAAGCCCGACATAAAAAATAAGAATATTGAAAAATGGGCAAATAACATAAAGATAATTGCGCAGAATGAAAATGTATGGTGCAAAATATCGGGAATGGTGACGGAGGCTGACTGGCAAAACTGGAAGCCAGGCGACTTTGAGCCTTACCTGGATGTGGTATTTGAAGCCTTTGGCCCCGGGCGGGTGATGTATGGGTCTGATTGGCCCGTTTGTAACGTCGCCGGCGGATATGATAACATGATCAAAATGGTGGAGCATTATACAGCTCAGCTATCGCCGGATGAGCAAGCCCGTTTTTGGGGGCTTAACGCAGTTGAATTTTATAAACTTAATTGA